The Medicago truncatula cultivar Jemalong A17 chromosome 4, MtrunA17r5.0-ANR, whole genome shotgun sequence genome includes a region encoding these proteins:
- the LOC11412627 gene encoding F-box/kelch-repeat protein At3g06240, with the protein MDLPQELIIQFLLRLPVKSLLVFKCICKLWFSIISDPHFANSHFQLNHAKHTRRFLCISALSPEIRSIDFDAFLNDAPASPNFNCSLPDSYFPFEIKGSCRGFIFMYRHPNIYIWNPSTGSKRQILMSAFNTKAYINLYGFGYDQSRDDYVVVLLSNKVNPFSVGVPQSHLEFFSFKDNTWKEIEGTHLPCGDDYREGEGVVFNGAIHWLSSRHDIALDVIVGFDLTERILFEMPLPNDVDHTALVHSGLWVSGEFLSIWVKDTTNDTIEIWVMKEYKVYSSWTKTLVLPQNAIPDHEFDPLYYSRFVDYFHPMYSTENGDIIGKYGGTKLVKYNDKGQFLGHHSFCNSPSEVVVYTESLLSLSGDNEHNQEQ; encoded by the coding sequence ATGGATCTTCCTCAAGAACTGATCATTCAATTTCTGTTGAGGTTACCGGTGAAGTCTCTCTTAGTTTTCAAGTGCATTTGTAAGTTATGGTTTTCTATTATCTCTGATCCTCACTTTGCAAATTCACATTTCCAACTTAACCATGCAAAACACACTCGTAGATTTTTATGCATTTCAGCTCTATCTCCTGAAATTCGATCAATTGATTTTGATGCATTTCTTAACGATGCTCCTGCTTCACCCAACTTTAACTGTTCCCTTCCAGACTCTTATTTTCCCTTTGAAATTAAAGGGTCATGTAGAGGTTTTATATTTATGTACCGTCATCCAAACATATACATTTGGAATCCATCCACCGGATCGAAAAGACAAATACTTATGTCTGCTTTTAATACCAAAGCGTATATTAATCTATATGGTTTTGGTTACGATCAGTCTAGAGATGATTATGTGGTGGTTTTATTGTCCAATAAAGTTAATCCATTCTCCGTTGGTGTTCCTCAATCACATTTGGAGTTTTTCTCGTTTAAAGACAATACTTGGAAAGAAATCGAGGGTACTCACTTACCTTGTGGCGACGATTATAGAGAAGGAGAAGGGGTGGTTTTTAATGGGGCTATTCATTGGTTGTCTTCGCGTCATGATATAGCTTTGGATGTCATTGTTGGCTTTGATTTAACGGAAAGGATATTGTTTGAGATGCCTCTTCCAAATGATGTTGACCACACAGCATTGGTACATTCTGGTTTGTGGGTATCTGGAGAATTTCTCAGTATATGGGTTAAGGATACTACTAATGATACAATTGAAATATGGGTGATGAAAGAATACAAAGTGTATTCGTCATGGACTAAGACACTTGTTCTTCCTCAAAATGCCATTCCTGATCATGAATTTGACCCTCTGTACTATTCCAGATTTGTGGACTACTTTCACCCTATGTATTCTACAGAAAATGGTGATATTATTGGAAAATATGGTGGTACTAAATTGGTGAAGTATAATGACAAAGGACAGTTTTTAGGGCATCACTCCTTCTGCAACAGTCCATCCGAAGTTGTCGTGTATACCGAGTCTCTACTTTCACTCTCTGGTGACAATGAGCACAATCAAGAACAATGA
- the LOC11421259 gene encoding F-box/kelch-repeat protein At3g23880, giving the protein MVESTQEKKQKTLPYLPHELIIQILMRLPVKSLIHFKCVCKLWFSLISDPHFANSHFQLTTTTHTPRIMCISSLSHEIRSIGFEAFLNDDDTASVNLNFSLPESYFPAEIRGSCRGFILLYRDPNIYIWNPSTGFKKQIPGSPFRSKLAKLCSIHIHGFGYDQVRDDYLVVVLSYHITVVSTRLKFFSFRDNTWKETEGAPFAYCVIPSRRKGFLFNGAIHWLALRRDLRWNVIVSFDLMERKLFEMPLPNNVHHSALVHSGLWVFGEYLSVWAKDNANDTVEIWVMKEYKVHSSWIKSLVLSVEAIPDHYFQPIYSTKNGDIIGRNMHSTNMSDVIGSNHGTRLVKYNYQGQLLRHHAFCNSPSEVVMYTESLLSLPGPGDNKQI; this is encoded by the coding sequence ATGGTAGAGAGCACGCAGGAGAAGAAGCAGAAGACACTGCCGTATCTTCCTCATGAATTGATTATTCAAATCTTGATGCGGCTGCCGGTGAAGTCTCTTATTCATTTCAAATGTGTTTGTAAGCTATGGTTTTCTCTTATCTCTGATCCCCATTTTGCAAATTCACATTTTCAACTCACCACCACAACGCACACTCCTAGAATTATGTGCATATCATCTCTATCTCATGAAATTCGATCTATAGGTTTTGAAGCATTTCTTAACGATGATGATACTGCTTCAGTGAACCTTAATTTTTCGCTTCCAGAATCTTATTTTCCGGCTGAAATTAGAGGTTCGTGTAGAGGGTTTATACTTTTGTATCGTGACCCAAACATCTACATATGGAATCCATCCACTggatttaaaaaacaaatacctGGGTCTCCTTTTCGTTCCAAATTAGCAAAACTTTGTAGCATTCATATACATGGTTTTGGTTATGACCAGGTAAGAGATGATTACTTGGTGGTTGTATTGTCCTATCATATAACCGTAGTTTCAACACGTTTGAAGTTTTTCTCATTTAGAGATAATACATGGAAAGAAACTGAGGGTGCTCCCTTTGCTTATTGTGTCATCCCTTCTCGCAGAAAAGGGTTTCTATTTAATGGGGCTATTCATTGGTTGGCTTTGCGTCGTGATTTACGTTGGAATGTAATTGTTTCCTTTGATTTAATGGAAAGGAAATTGTTTGAGATGCCTCTTCCAAATAATGTTCACCATAGTGCATTGGTACATTCTGGTTTGTGGGTATTTGGAGAATATCTTAGTGTATGGGCTAAGGATAATGCTAATGATACAGTTGAAATATGGGTGATGAAAGAATACAAAGTGCATTCGTCTTGGATTAAATCTCTTGTTCTTTCTGTTGAAGCCATTCCTGATCACTACTTTCAACCTATATATTCTACAAAAAATGGTGATATTATTGGAAGAAATATGCATTCTACAAACATGTCTGATGTTATTGGAAGTAATCATGGTACTAGATTGGTGAAGTATAATTACCAAGGACAGTTATTAAGGCATCACGCCTTCTGTAATAGTCCATCCGAAGTTGTCATGTATACTGAGTCTCTGCTTTCACTCCCTGGCCCTGGTGACAACAAGCAAATTTAA
- the LOC11413093 gene encoding F-box/kelch-repeat protein At3g06240, which yields MEKKTVLYLPHELIIQILMRLPVKSLICFKCVCKSWFSLISDPHFENSHFQLASATHTCRFLCISTQSHEIRSIDFEAFLNDDPASVNLNFSLPESYFPVEIRGSCRGFILLYRPPNIHLWNPSIGFKTQIPVSPFDSKSIAHCHGFGYDQSRDDYLVVEFSHVSSHLEVFSFRDNTWKEIDGHTHFPYVVVPSQRKGFLFNGAIHWLAYRRDLKLNVIVTFDLMEKKMFEMPVPSDFNNGYLYSLWVFGEFLSLCAKDYDNDTIVIWVMKEYKVHSSWTKTLVLSVDAIPDHYFQPIYSTKNGDIIGRNLSTRLVKYNDKGQLLGQRSFCNSQSEIVMYTESLLSLLGDNEHD from the coding sequence ATGGAGAAAAAGACAGTGTTGTATCTGCCTCATGAACTAATAATCCAAATTCTGATGAGGTTGCCGGTGAAGTCTCTTATATGTTTCAAATGCGTTTGTAAGTCTTGGTTTTCTCTTATCTCTGATCCTCACTTTGAAAATTCACATTTTCAACTTGCCTCTGCAACACACACTTGTAGATTTTTATGCATATCAACTCAATCTCATGAAATTCGATCTATAGATTTTGAAGCATTTCTTAACGATGATCCTGCTTCAGTGAACCTTAATTTTTCGCTTCCAGAATCTTATTTTCCTGTTGAAATTAGAGGTTCGTGTAGAGGGTTTATACTTTTGTACCGACCTCCAAACATCCACTTATGGAATCCATCCATTGGATTTAAAACACAAATACCGGTGTCTCCCTTTGATTCCAAATCAATAGCACATTGTCATGGTTTTGGTTATGACCAGTCAAGAGATGATTACTTGGTGGTTGAATTTTCCCATGTTTCATCACATTTGGAGGTTTTCTCATTTAGAGATAATACGTGGAAAGAAATTGATGGTCATACTCACTTCCCTTATGTCGTCGTTCCTTCTCAGAGAAAAGGGTTTCTATTTAATGGGGCTATTCATTGGTTGGCTTATCGCCGTGATTTAAAACTGAATGTCATTGTTACGTTTGATTTAATGGAGAAGAAAATGTTTGAGATGCCTGTTCCAAGTGATTTTAACAATGGATATCTTTATAGTTTGTGGGTATTTGGAGAATTTCTCAGTTTATGCGCTAAGGATTATGATAATGATACAATTGTAATATGGGTGATGAAAGAATACAAAGTGCATTCGTCATGGACTAAAACTCTTGTTCTTTCTGTTGATGCCATTCCTGATCACTACTTTCAACCTATATATTCTACAAAAAATGGTGATATTATTGGAAGAAATCTTAGTACTAGATTGGTGAAGTATAATGATAAAGGACAACTATTAGGACAGCGCTCCTTCTGTAACAGTCAATCTGAAATTGTCATGTATACAGAATCTCTGCTTTCACTACTTGGTGACAatgagcatgattaa